In the genome of Denticeps clupeoides chromosome 13, fDenClu1.1, whole genome shotgun sequence, one region contains:
- the lrrc66 gene encoding uncharacterized protein lrrc66 isoform X1 gives MYSGQTVMYPFKVLICSATLICLHGKRFSPYASASPVPCLWETGSLLNCSALNLHEAPLRIPATIQALNLSYNSLRSLPPLWPGDGALVGLLYLWLGHNSLEDLSLCRRMRVRLKSAECGFTWAPALELLAAERNQLQQIPEGLRKSVNLLVLQLSYNKITALGSTDLQGCIHIRELHLHHNLISTIHPLAFRDVHDLEVLDLSFNLLTRIPPTVHLSLLNLMPRVDVSSNRWQCDFELWDLGKRLNETGTTLNLICHSPPQFAGKELLQLREEDFVCSKPKYGSIHHLDKTVDEGMEIWLLCSLQTQDDSPGLWWTPHGQASGAQQALLIRNITKKDAGLYICVSKPEKLVYIFELHVHQRGTERLRREIATENVQTEQHAMVRERERSLSRAYSDSDFILAVCLSVIITFIVAFILGVVLRPLLDALWYKIHLKRSPSSRTPSLGSQSMTNMDPPTYFNKGFSVSEDAELEARDGQRVTFAEVTHTNDDNYVTVLEDQEAIEENSGDEVTYENVKRSSTSTNHISIQVENVRPDEHRTVDKVMEFENIPDPEEPIREDDSSSSSSSSSSSDSEKEMLPISSQDAKPTQINGNKSEVENITGLSLVKHKVTTEKLQHTSLSSELKPVAIPIFSSEPFADWAAQIIEQNADNRNLSDADSGESFSFTDETTLTSSHDLSSTGVNLPVEMPKEPRSESGVQAESEICKIERNVKSDFSDLSRSSSSSDSEDATEHTETMKTETEISLKYDTSGSSEQDIYTSRPRLDTIILEPDDIQLTFIQDDATDQMTFQEVFSESKKKLNLPFNPIPFKRPGKLHPSNKAEEEPKKYNVHPVYRQRLVPVYTGNLTHSHLLTTSSSTDYEDPPLYNSAFSLADTVIDISDTSVTRGMSNKNSERVLHIPFDNTASSTDDVERTGSLKEETGWSDVFDLSGSCQTKGEGSLTFEQLPMTKRSLQFTASTVSRTQSEKLEQTDSSGQHQAPVIGDISGFMGKGEQFSLPKPKRYLVFTTKDDSTVDIKEMSEAKEPEESLSKSIISSSDSSSSSDSDSQEEKKTPKDPPLLLTSSSMELRVQTEEIQKVMPELERSDSSVSSQITVIGDISGFKGKSGQFSIPRPKQYLMFNTKEDSTLYEKEMSKVKETEESLSKSIISSSDSSSSSNSDAEAENGHLSQLSKLQPPKDPLLFTSSSKEIKIQTKEIQNVMPVRELERSDSSVSAEVTVIGDVSGFRGKRDQFSIPKPKRYLMFTTKEDSPLYKKEIPKEKNQEDNLVKSVVLPPDSSSSSESDSEERNVCLIQLPKSQPQKESLLLISPSNELRVQIEEKQNVMPELERSESSLSAQVPVVGDISRFMGKGDQFSIPKPKSYIMFTTKEDSTLYEKERTKENKSKGNWSKSDSSSSSDSDSEKRNVGLIPLPKTSSSNEPRAPTEPIQKVMPDLERSDSTISSQATVIGDISGYVGEGAKVSFPKPKRYLKFTTTTTTTTEPPTLYEKEMSKKNELDESPTKSVILPSDFSSSSDSDSENGLINLGQLPKPQKSLLFASSSNEKNEQLLQSEQIKNVIPELERSDSKLSTQAPVVGDISGFTGKGDQFSLPKPKRYLMFTTTEDSTLEKVISMKKEPEESITKLVISPPDSISSSDSEEGSPSKSQLPKLKKSLLFSSSSYERRLNTEKIQTVNAERERSDSRLSAQAPVVGDISGFMGKGDTFSLPKPKRFLQFTTKEDSTVYEKEMPVEKESKVSGTKPVIFPPDTSSSSDSDSEKGNVHLSKLPKPTKSLLFTSLANEPQIEQIRNVLPERSDSKFSLQASVIKDEFSSLVKEKEPEASRPKAVILPPDFTSSSDSDSEERNLPRHPKSLLLTSSSYESRMYSESEAKRSGMIRKDGNRHVSFDQLPKPKKSLLFTPSAVETRREQEQREVTTSSQSTTSRYSSAVKASSKNDQ, from the exons ATGTATTCAGGGCAGACAGTAATGTACCCATTTAAAGTGCTGATCTGCTCTGCAACGCTGATCTGCCTGCATGGAAAGCGCTTTTCTCCATATGCTTCAGCCTCCCCGGTGCCCTGTCTGTGGGAGACGGGGTCGCTGTTAAACTGCTCTGCCCTAAATCTGCATGAAGCCCCTTTACGTATCCCAGCAACCATCCAGGCCCTGAATTTATCCTACAATTCTTTGCGGTCCTTGCCGCCCCTATGGCCTGGTGACGGAGCACTCGTTGGTTTGCTGTACCTCTGGCTGGGACACAACAGTTTAGAGGACCTATCACTGTGTCGGAGAATGAGAGTGAGGTTGAAATCTGCCGAGTGCGGTTTCACGTGGGCCCCTGCCTTAGAACTGCTGGCTGCGGAAAGGAATCAGCTACAACAAAttcctgaag GTTTGAGAAAAAGTGTAAACCTGCTGGTGCTCCAGCTGTCTTATAATAAGATCACTGCGCTAGGCTCCACTGACCTACAGGGGTGTATTCACATCAGGGAACTGCATCTACACCACAACCTCATCAGCACTATTCATCCACTCGCCTTCAGAGATGTTCATGATCTTGAG GTTCTGGATCTGAGTTTCAATTTGCTAACCAGGATCCCACCGACCGTTCACCTGTCTCTGCTGAATCTGATGCCACGGGTGGATGTAAGCAGTAACAGGTGGCAGTGCGATTTTGAGTTATGGGACCTGGGGAAGAGACTGAACGAAACCGGCACAACATTAAACTTGATCTGTCATTCTCCGCCACAATTTGCTGGGAAAGAACTACTGCAACTAAGAGAAGAGGACTTTGTTTGCTCAAAACCCAAATATGGCAGCATCCACCACCTGGACAAAACAGTGGATGAAGGCATGGAGATATGGCTGTTGTGCAGTCTGCAAACTCAAG atgatTCTCCGGGACTTTGGTGGACACCTCACGGCCAAGCAAGTGGAGCTCAGCAAGCCCTGCTCATCCGCAATATCACAAAGAAAGATGCTGggctatatatatgtgtatcgAAACCTGAAAAACTTGTGTACATTTTTGAGCTCCACGTTCACCAAAGAGGAACAGAAAGGCTAAGGAGAGAAATCGCCACTGAAAATGTACAAACCGAACAACATGCCATGGtcagagaaagggagaggagtTTATCTCGGGCCTATTCTGATTCTGACTTCATcctggctgtctgtctgtcagtcatCATCACCTTCATTGTTGCATTTATTCTTGGTGTTGTACTCAGACCATTACTGGATGCTTTATGGTACAAGATTCACTTGAAAAGAAGCCCCTCCAGCAGAACTCCATCTCTTGGCAGTCAATCTATGACCAACATGGACCCACccacatattttaataaaggaTTTTCTGTGTCAGAGGATGCAGAGTTGGAAGCAAGAGATGGTCAGAGAGTTACATTTGCTGAGGTCACACACACTAATGATGACAACTATGTCACAGTTCTGGAGGATCAAGAGGCAATAGAAGAGAACAGTGGTGATGAAGTTACATATGAGAATGTCAAAAGAAGCTCAACAAGCACAAATCATATTTCAATTCAGGTTGAGAATGTCAGACCAGATGAGCATCGTACAGTTGACAAAGTAATGGAGTTTGAAAACATTCCTGATCCAGAGGAGCCCATAAGGGAAGATGATAGcagttcatcatcatcatcatcatcatcatctgactCAGAAAAGGAGATGCTACCGATATCCAGTCAGGATGCAAAACCAACACAGATAAATGGGAATAAGTCAGAGGTAGAAAATATCACAGGTCTGAGTTTGGTGAAGCACAAAGTTACCACTGAGAAGCTTCAACACACTAGCTTAAGTTCAGAGTTAAAACCAGTGGCCATTCCTATATTTTCTTCAGAGCCATTTGCTGACTGGGCTGCCCAGATAATAGAACAGAATGCAGACAACAGAAACCTCTCTGATGCTGACAGTGGAGAGAGTTTTTCATTCACTGATGAAACAACACTGACGAGTAGTCATGATCTATCAAGCACTGGTGTGAACCTTCCAGTGGAAATGCCCAAGGAGCCAAGAAGCGAGAGTGGAGTTCAGGCAGAATCTGAAATCTGCAAAATTGAACGCAATGTAAAGTCTGATTTTTCTGATTTGTCAAGGTCTTCGAGCTCCAGTGACAGTGAGGATGCAACAGAACATACAGAGACGATGAAAACAGAGACTGAAATATCCCTCAAATATGACACGTCTGGCTCTTCAGAGCAAGATATTTACACTTCGAGACCAAGACTAGATACAATAATCTTAGAGCCAGATGATATTCAGTTGACTTTCATTCAAGATGATGCCACTGATCAGATGACATTCCAAGAGGTGTTTTCTGAAAGTAAGAAAAAGTTGAATTTACCATTCAATCCTATTCCTTTCAAACGCCCTGGTAAACTCCACCCCAGCAATAAAGCTGAAGAAGAGCCTAAGAAATATAATGTTCATCCTGTATATAGACAGAGACTGGTTCCAGTTTATACAGGCAATTTAACACATTCGCATTTGCTGACCACCAGTAGTTCCACTGACTATGAAGATCCACCCTTATACAACTCTGCCTTCAGTCTTGCGGACACTGTAATAGATATCTCTGACACAAGTGTTACAAGGGGTATGTCAAACAAAAATTCAGAGAGAGTCCTTCATATTCCCTTCGACAACACCGCAAGCAGTACAGATGATGTCGAAAGAACTGGGAGTTTGAAGGAGGAGACTGGCTGGTCAGATGTGTTTGATTTAAGTGGCTCATGTCAGACAAAAGGAGAAGGGAGCTTGACCTTTGAACAGCTACCAATGACCAAAAGATCTCTTCAATTTACTGCTTCAACAGTCTCAAGAACACAGAGTGAAAAACTTGAGCAGACAGATTCAAGTGGCCAACATCAAGCCCCAGTCATTGGAGACATCAGTGGTTTTATGGGAAAAGGAGAACAGTTTTCTTTACCAAAGCCAAAGCGATATCTTGTGTTCACCACCAAGGATGACTCCACAGTCGATATAAAAGAAATGTCAGAAGCAAAAGAACCAGAGGAAAGTTTGTCTAAATCAATAATCTCATCTTCTGACTCCAGTAGCTCAAGTGACAGTGATTctcaggaagaaaaaaagacccCAAAAGACCCCCCTCTTCTTCTTACGTCCTCTTCAATGGAGCTAAGAGTGCAAACTGAAGAAATACAGAAAGTAATGCCAGAACTAGAAAGGTCAGATTCAAGTGTCTCATCTCAAATCACGGTAATTGGAGACATCAGTGGTTTTAAAGGAAAAAGCGGCCAGTTTTCCATACCAAGGCCAAAACAATATCTTATGTTCAACACCAAGGAAGACTCTACACTTTATGAAAAGGAAATGTCAAAAGTAAAAGAAACAGAGGAAAGTTTGTCTAAATCAATCATCTCATCATCTGATTCCAGCAGTTCAAGTAACAGTGATGCAGAAGCTGAAAATGGTCACTTGAGCCAACTCTCCAAACTCCAACCCCCAAAAGACCCTCTTCTTTTTACATCCTCTTCAAAGGAGATAAAGATTCAGACTAAAGAAATACAGAATGTAATGCCAGTTAGAGAGCTAGAAAGGTCAGACTCGAGTGTCTCAGCTGAAGTCACAGTTATTGGAGACGTGAGTGGTTTTAGAGGAAAAAGGGACCAGTTTTCCATACCAAAGCCAAAACGATATCTCATGTTCACCACCAAGGAAGACTCTCCACTCTATAAAAAGGaaataccaaaagaaaaaaaccagGAGGACAATTTGGTTAAATCAGTTGTTTTACCTCCAGATTCCAGTAGCTCAAGTGAGAGCGATtcagaagaaagaaatgtttgCTTGATCCAACTACCAAAATCCCAACCCCAAAAAGAATCTCTTCTTTTAATCTCCCCTTCTAATGAGTTAAGAGTGCAGATTGAAGAAAAGCAGAATGTAATGCCAGAGCTAGAAAGGTCAGAGTCAAGTCTTTCAGCTCAAGTCCCAGTTGTTGGAGACATCAGTCGTTTTATGGGAAAGGGGGACCAGTTTTCAATACCAAAGCCAAAAAGCTACATTATGTTCACCACCAAGGAAGATTCTACACTCTATGAAAAGGAaaggacaaaagaaaacaaatcaaaagGAAATTGGTCAAAATCAGATTCCAGTAGTTCAAGTGACAGTGattcagaaaaaagaaatgttggcTTAATCCCACTCCCAAAGACCTCATCTTCAAATGAACCAAGGGCACCAACTGAACCAATTCAAAAAGTAATGCCAGATCTGGAGAGGTCAGACTCAACCATCTCATCTCAAGCTACAGTCATTGGAGACATCAGTGGTTATGTGGGAGAAGGGGCAAAAGTTTCCTTTCCAAAGCCAAAAAGATACCTGAAgttcaccaccaccaccaccaccaccaccgaaCCCCCAACACTCtatgaaaaagaaatgtcaaaaaagaaTGAACTAGATGAAAGTCCAACTAAATCAGTTATCTTACCTTCTGACTTCAGCAGCTCAAGTGACAGTGATTCAGAAAATGGATTAATCAACTTGGGCCAACTCCCCAAACCCCAAAAATCTCTTCTTTTTGCCTCatcttcaaatgaaaaaaatgaacaactaCTGCAAAGTGAACAAATAAAGAATGTCATTCCAGAACTAGAGAGGTCAGATTCAAAACTTTCAACTCAGGCTCCAGTTGTTGGAGACATCAGTGGTTTTACGGGAAAAGGGGACCAGTTTTCACTACCAAAGCCTAAAAGATATCTTATGTTTACCACCACGGAAGACTCAACACTTGAAAAAGTAATATCCATGAAAAAAGAACCTGAAGAAAGTATAACTAAATTGGTAATATCCCCTCCTGATTCCATTAGTTCAAGTGACTCTGAAGAAGGAAGTCCAAGCAAGAGCCAACTCCCTAAACTCAAAAAATCACTTCTGTTTAGCTCGTCTTCATATGAGAGAAGGCTAAACACTGAGAAAATACAGACTGTAAATGCAGAACGAGAGAGGTCTGATTCAAGACTTTCTGCTCAGGCTCCAGTTGTTGGAGACATCAGTGGTTTTATGGGCAAAGGGGACACGTTTTCCTTACCAAAGCCTAAACGATTTCTTCAGTTCACCACCAAGGAAGACTCTACAGTCTATGAAAAGGAGATGCCAGTAGAAAAAGAAAGCAAGGTAAGCGGAACTAAACCGGTTATCTTTCCTCCTGATACCAGCAGCTCAAGTGACAGTGATTCTGAAAAAGGAAACGTCCACTTGAGCAAACTCCCCAAACCCACAAAATCTCTACTTTTTACTTCATTAGCAAATGAGCCACAAATTGAGCAGATACGGAATGTTCTACCAGAGAGATCAGACTCAAAATTCTCATTACAGGCCTCGGTCATTAAGGACGAGTTTTCCAGTCTAGTCAAAGAAAAAGAACCAGAAGCAAGTCGGCCTAAAGCAGTCATCCTACCTCCTGATTTTACAAGCTCAAGCGACAGTGATTCTGAAGAAAGAAATCTCCCCAGGCACCCCAAATCTCTTCTTTTAACCTCATCCTCATATGAATCAAGGATGTACAGTGAATCAGAGGCAAAAAGGTCTGGCATGATCAGGAAAGATGGAAACAGACACGTTTCCTTCGATCAACTACCGAAGCCTAAAAAATCTCTACTCTTCACACCTTCTGCAGTTGAAACAAGGAGGGAACAAGAGCAGAGAGAGGTCACCACTTCATCCCAATCAACCACATCCAGATATTCATCTGCTGTAAAGGCAAGTTCAAAAAACGACCAATAG